In the Hordeum vulgare subsp. vulgare chromosome 7H, MorexV3_pseudomolecules_assembly, whole genome shotgun sequence genome, one interval contains:
- the LOC123410456 gene encoding cytochrome P450 711A1-like — protein sequence MAEAGEWLPCVTTLAACLLGSALYFYAPYWGVRGVPGPPALPIVGHLPLLALHGPDVFGALAKKYGPIFRFHLGRQPLVIVADPELCKEVGVRQFKSVPNRSLPSPIAGSDLHQRGLFFTRDERWSAMRNTIISLYQPSHLARLVPTMQRCIERAAGTIQIQSAAREGNGHVDIDFSDLALKLATDIIGQAAFGVDFALSAPREHDDCGEAAEFIAEHVHSTTSLKMDLSASLSIVLGLVAPALQGPARGLLRRLPWTADRRIARTNERLRARVEEIVASRERDLDKRRGQRDFLSALLNARDGGSDKMRELLTPEYVGALTYEHLLAGSATTSFTLSSAVYLVAGHPEVEAKLLAEVDRSGATPPTADDLQRNFPYLDQVIKEATRFYTVSPLIARETSRRVEVGGHALPEGTWLWLAPGVLARDAAQFPEPGAFRPERFEAGCEEDRRRHPYAHVPFGLGPRACVGQRFALQEVKLAMVHLYRRYVFRRSPRMESPPEFQFGIVLSFKHGVKLTAIERLGHG from the coding sequence ATGGCGGAAGCAGGGGAATGGCTGCCGTGCGTCACCACGCTGGCGGCCTGCCTCCTCGGCTCCGCGCTCTACTTCTACGCGCCCTACTGGGGAGTCCGGGGCGTGCCAGGCCCTCCCGCGCTGCCGATCGTCGGCCACCTGCCGCTGCTCGCCCTCCACGGCCCCGACGTCTTCGGCGCCCTCGCCAAGAAATACGGCCCCATCTTCAGGTTCCACCTCGGGAGGCAGCCTCTGGTGATCGTGGCGGACCCGGAGCTGTGCAAGGAGGTCGGGGTCCGGCAGTTCAAGAGCGTCCCCAACCGGAGCCTGCCGTCGCCGATCGCCGGCTCCGATCTCCACCAGAGGGGCCTCTTCTTCACGAGGGACGAGAGGTGGTCGGCCATGCGGAACACCATCATCTCACTCTACCAGCCGTCGCACCTCGCCAGGCTCGTCCCCACCATGCAGCGCTGCATCGAGCGCGCCGCCGGCACCATACAGATACAGTCCGCGGCGAGGGAAGGGAACGGCCACGTCGACATCGACTTCTCCGACCTCGCCCTCAAGCTGGCCACCGACATCATCGGCCAGGCGGCGTTCGGCGTCGACTTCGCGCTCTCGGCGCCCCGGGAGCACGACGACTGTGGCGAGGCCGCGGAGTTCATCGCCGAGCACGTCCACTCCACCACCTCGCTCAAGATGGACCTGTCGGCGTCCCTCTCCATCGTGCTGGGCCTCGTAGCGCCGGCGCTGCAGGGGCCGGCACGAGGGCTTCTTCGGCGGCTACCCTGGACGGCGGACCGGAGGATCGCGCGGACCAACGAGCGGCTGCGGGCGAGGGTGGAGGAGATCGTGGCGAGCAGGGAGCGCGACCTGGACAAGAGGAGAGGGCAGAGGGACTTCCTGTCGGCGCTGCTCAACGCCCGGGACGGCGGGAGCGACAAGATGAGGGAGCTGCTGACGCCCGAGTACGTGGGCGCGCTCACCTACGAGCACCTCCTCGCCGGGTCGGCCACCACGTCATTCACGCTGTCCTCCGCCGtgtacctcgtcgccggccacccGGAGGTCGAGGCCAAGCTGCTCGCCGAGGTCGACCGGTCCGGCGCCACACCGCCGACGGCCGACGATCTCCAGCGCAACTTCCCCTACCTCGACCAGGTGATAAAGGAGGCGACGCGGTTCTACACGGTGTCGCCGCTGATCGCGAGGGAGACGTCGCGGCGGGTGGAGGTCGGGGGCCACGCGCTCCCGGAGGGCACGTGGCTGTGGCTGGCGCCGGGGGTGCTGGCGAGGGACGCGGCGCAGTTCCCGGAGCCCGGCGCGTTCCGGCCGGAGCGGTTCGAGGCCGGGTGCGAGGAGGACCGGCGGCGGCACCCGTACGCGCACGTGCCATTCGGGCTGGGCCCGCGGGCGTGCGTCGGCCAGCGGTTCGCGCTGCAGGAGGTGAAGCTGGCCATGGTGCACCTCTACCGCCGCTACGTCTTCCGCCGGTCGCCGCGGATGGAGTCGCCGCCGGAGTTCCAGTTCGGGATCGTGCTCAGCTTCAAGCACGGCGTCAAGCTCACTGCCATCGAGAGGCTTGGACATGGATGA